The following are from one region of the Stigmatella ashevillena genome:
- a CDS encoding DUF2160 domain-containing protein — protein sequence MAWTLETALFFGVIAALLLAYTVWGLASPSVPRRGLLPMPTGRGDRLFLGLMGSAWINLAWLGLTEAPQGIAVGLSLLFMLVIGRWG from the coding sequence ATGGCGTGGACCTTGGAAACGGCCCTGTTCTTCGGGGTCATCGCCGCACTGCTGCTGGCCTATACCGTCTGGGGACTGGCTTCTCCTTCGGTTCCACGACGCGGCCTGCTGCCCATGCCCACGGGACGGGGAGACCGCCTCTTCCTGGGGTTGATGGGCAGCGCGTGGATCAACCTTGCTTGGCTTGGGCTGACGGAGGCCCCGCAGGGGATCGCCGTGGGCCTTTCACTGTTGTTCATGCTCGTCATCGGAAGATGGGGGTAA
- a CDS encoding ABC transporter substrate-binding protein, with amino-acid sequence MKTILRSAVALAVAVSFSGCKKESKEEAPKPGAAQQPAAAAPEDTAALEKAAEKWVDQEFTPSTLSRDKQLEELKWFRDAAKPYRGQTINVVSETIDTHVYEAKTMAKAFEEITGIKVKHDLIQEGDVIEKLQTQMQSGRSIYDMYVNDSDLIGTHMRYGQVVPLSDFMAGEGKDVTLPTLDVDDFMGKSFVTGPDGKMYQLPDQQFANLYWFRQDWFSRPELQQRFKKKYGYDLGVPVNWSAYEDIAEFFTNDVKEIDGVRVYGHMDYGKKDPSLGWRFTDAWLSMAGVGDKGLPNGKPVDEWGIRVEGCNPAGASVSRGGETNGPAAVYALTKYIDWLKKYAPPEASGMTFSEAGPVPGQGHVAQQIFWYTGFTAPLMKEGLPVVNADGSPKWRMAPSPHGPYWEEGMKLGYQDTGSWTMLASTPLERRKMAWLYAQFTVAKTTSLKKFLVGLTPIRDSDVRSEHAKKVASKLGGLVEFYTSPARDAWTPTGTNVPDYPKLAQLWWQNVSLAVTGEQTPQGAMDKLAKEMDDVLARLERAGMKNCPPKLNPEKDPKEWLTTGKAPHKKLANEKPKGETVPYEQLLQAWKEGRVK; translated from the coding sequence TTGAAGACCATACTGAGAAGCGCCGTCGCCTTGGCCGTCGCCGTCTCCTTCAGCGGATGTAAGAAGGAGTCGAAGGAAGAGGCTCCGAAGCCGGGAGCGGCGCAGCAGCCCGCCGCCGCGGCGCCGGAGGACACCGCCGCGCTGGAGAAGGCGGCGGAGAAGTGGGTGGACCAGGAGTTCACGCCCTCCACCCTCTCGCGCGACAAGCAATTGGAGGAGCTGAAGTGGTTCCGGGATGCGGCGAAGCCTTACCGGGGGCAGACCATCAACGTGGTCTCGGAGACGATCGACACCCACGTCTACGAAGCCAAGACGATGGCCAAGGCCTTCGAGGAAATCACTGGCATCAAGGTGAAGCACGACCTCATCCAGGAAGGAGATGTCATCGAGAAGCTGCAAACCCAGATGCAATCGGGCCGCAGCATCTACGACATGTACGTGAACGACAGCGACTTGATCGGCACGCACATGCGCTACGGCCAGGTGGTGCCGCTGTCGGACTTCATGGCGGGCGAGGGCAAGGACGTGACGTTGCCCACGCTGGACGTGGACGACTTCATGGGCAAGAGCTTCGTCACAGGGCCGGACGGAAAGATGTACCAGCTCCCGGACCAGCAATTCGCCAACCTGTACTGGTTCCGGCAGGACTGGTTCAGCCGGCCGGAGCTCCAGCAGCGCTTCAAGAAGAAGTATGGGTATGACCTGGGCGTGCCGGTGAACTGGTCCGCGTACGAGGACATCGCCGAGTTCTTCACCAATGACGTGAAGGAGATCGACGGAGTCCGGGTGTACGGACACATGGACTACGGCAAGAAGGACCCGTCGCTGGGGTGGCGCTTCACGGACGCATGGCTGTCCATGGCGGGCGTGGGCGACAAGGGATTGCCCAACGGCAAGCCGGTGGACGAGTGGGGCATCCGCGTGGAGGGCTGCAACCCAGCGGGCGCCTCGGTGTCTCGAGGCGGCGAGACGAATGGCCCGGCGGCGGTGTACGCGCTGACGAAGTACATCGACTGGCTGAAGAAGTACGCGCCGCCGGAGGCCTCGGGCATGACGTTCTCCGAGGCGGGGCCGGTGCCGGGCCAGGGCCACGTGGCGCAGCAGATCTTCTGGTATACGGGCTTCACGGCGCCCTTGATGAAGGAGGGGCTGCCGGTGGTGAACGCGGACGGCTCGCCGAAGTGGCGCATGGCGCCCTCGCCGCACGGTCCGTACTGGGAAGAGGGGATGAAGCTGGGCTACCAGGACACGGGCTCGTGGACGATGCTGGCGAGCACCCCGCTGGAGCGGCGCAAGATGGCGTGGCTCTACGCGCAGTTCACGGTGGCGAAGACCACCTCGCTGAAGAAGTTCCTGGTGGGGCTGACGCCCATCCGCGACTCGGACGTGCGCTCCGAGCATGCGAAGAAGGTGGCGAGCAAGCTGGGCGGACTGGTGGAGTTCTACACGAGCCCCGCGCGAGACGCGTGGACGCCGACGGGAACGAACGTGCCGGACTACCCGAAGCTGGCGCAGCTCTGGTGGCAGAACGTGAGCCTGGCGGTGACGGGTGAGCAGACGCCGCAAGGGGCGATGGACAAGCTGGCCAAGGAGATGGACGACGTGCTGGCGCGGCTGGAGCGGGCGGGGATGAAGAACTGCCCGCCGAAGCTCAACCCGGAGAAGGACCCGAAGGAGTGGCTGACGACGGGCAAGGCGCCGCACAAGAAGCTGGCCAACGAGAAGCCGAAGGGCGAGACCGTGCCCTACGAGCAGCTGCTCCAGGCGTGGAAGGAAGGCCGGGTCAAGTAG
- a CDS encoding DUF4365 domain-containing protein, which produces MSKRKEHFSYAYVSAVCASAGFDCVRTGSDDDSIDLLILARRLHVRRAPRVDIQVKCRTGIELRETDFSIQIPRKNFDDLSDPHVSTPRILVVVRVPSECEEWMVQNNEERAIMKHCGYWRALYDAPLPIEDQATVTVRLPRDKVFSVAGLTQIMRTIAAGGAL; this is translated from the coding sequence ATGAGCAAGCGGAAGGAGCATTTCAGCTACGCATACGTCAGCGCCGTCTGTGCGAGCGCTGGGTTCGACTGCGTGCGCACGGGCTCTGACGACGACTCTATCGATCTGCTCATCCTCGCCAGGCGTTTACATGTGCGCCGTGCCCCACGGGTGGACATTCAGGTGAAGTGCAGGACGGGCATCGAGCTGCGCGAGACGGACTTCTCCATTCAGATCCCGCGCAAGAACTTCGACGACCTGAGTGATCCGCACGTCAGCACGCCGCGGATCCTCGTGGTCGTGCGTGTGCCGTCGGAGTGCGAGGAGTGGATGGTGCAGAACAACGAGGAGCGCGCCATCATGAAGCACTGCGGGTACTGGCGCGCTCTATATGACGCACCCCTTCCTATAGAGGATCAAGCCACCGTGACGGTGCGCCTCCCGCGGGACAAGGTCTTCTCGGTAGCCGGGCTGACACAGATCATGCGTACCATCGCCGCTGGAGGTGCCTTGTGA
- a CDS encoding helix-turn-helix domain-containing protein: MREVTRDREKLARLAPAVVEAYLRGTGWEMVDVEEGRASYWRRTDQRSGEEFEAFCVLDPTFRDFPQRMSELLQTVGSAEQRSPNDIYASISAAAHSEERLLELIARQILSLPLEDKLEAITNALVQEAMNQAEGNITEAARRLGRHRKVVERFLMKHPHSPRNRPPRD; this comes from the coding sequence GTGAGGGAGGTGACGCGCGACAGAGAGAAGTTGGCGCGGCTCGCTCCTGCTGTGGTGGAGGCCTATCTCCGTGGCACCGGATGGGAGATGGTCGACGTGGAGGAGGGGCGGGCGTCGTACTGGCGGAGAACCGACCAGCGATCTGGCGAGGAGTTTGAAGCCTTCTGCGTGCTGGACCCGACGTTCCGAGACTTCCCGCAGCGGATGTCGGAATTGCTCCAAACTGTGGGCAGTGCCGAGCAGCGTTCGCCGAACGACATCTACGCCAGCATCTCCGCCGCAGCGCATTCTGAAGAAAGATTGCTGGAGCTGATAGCCCGGCAGATCCTCTCCCTCCCGCTCGAGGACAAGCTTGAGGCCATCACCAATGCGCTCGTGCAAGAGGCCATGAACCAGGCGGAAGGCAACATCACGGAGGCTGCCAGGAGGCTGGGGCGCCACCGCAAGGTCGTCGAGAGATTCCTCATGAAGCACCCACATTCCCCCAGGAATCGTCCACCCCGCGACTGA
- a CDS encoding ATP-dependent helicase HrpA, whose amino-acid sequence MKQRTPRVDWAELLSRTFDFDVFACVRCGGRRRVLAYVNEAGGVRTILEHLGLPTVGVRLAPAREPPQAAGC is encoded by the coding sequence ATGAAGCAGAGGACGCCGCGAGTAGACTGGGCAGAGTTGCTCAGCAGGACGTTCGACTTCGACGTGTTCGCCTGCGTGAGGTGTGGAGGCAGACGGCGAGTGCTGGCGTACGTGAACGAGGCGGGAGGAGTGCGAACGATTCTGGAGCACCTGGGCCTGCCCACGGTAGGTGTGCGGCTGGCCCCGGCGCGCGAGCCCCCTCAGGCCGCGGGGTGTTGA
- a CDS encoding Kelch repeat-containing protein: protein MHQPSPLVLFSLLLALGTSCSSSPPDAVSATGAVHLAASSRQALSSSEISRVTVTSSAADMPSITIDLVQMDGVWGGVIGNIPVGAQRIFHAQAFDSAGSLQYEGHAENVTVVADEVTLVTLTLQEVAPPTPYENQAPLIDSVVAAPLGVEPGGSITLVASAHDPNPGDMLVYAWTAGAGGFSAPSEESTTWSAPSQAGPVTLTLTVIDDRGAASSVSLTVNVSAREGGAELDVRFNSHPVVVLLTSSQSNLQVGQSTVLTVSAADSDGDELSYEWSASCAGNLEGADTSAAHFTPTSLPASACNNCQLRVLVSDGRGGQTVATLSLCVAEANAVHLPPVVVRSYQSSLTARAGQQLTFEVVARDPGASLLAFTWSAVEGALGPSVDSSTTSRVTWTAPACASDGTSLSLSATVTNGFGLTASRTFSVSGLPACSPSGTWAYAGPMVEPRIYHSATLLPSGKVLATGGNGAGGNKVTAELYDPATGTWTDTGSMRIQRVTHSATLLPSGKVLVTGGHHTLTLAELYDPVSGTWASAGSTSVARENVNATLLPSGRVLVTGGASMVAEVYDPIAGTWTPTGALSLSRYGHSATLLPSGKVLVVGSSGAGGNTAEVYDPATGTWAPIGSLSFPRGYGHRATLLPSGKVLVTGGSSGGGNTAELYDPATGTWAPTGSMSVARYGHSAMLLPSGKVLVVGSSGDGWDTAELYDPTTGTWSPTMNSSQSGHTSTLLPFGKVLIVSRNPALYTP, encoded by the coding sequence ATGCATCAGCCTTCTCCACTCGTTCTTTTCTCCTTGCTGCTAGCGCTCGGCACCAGTTGCAGTTCGTCCCCACCCGATGCGGTCTCCGCTACCGGCGCGGTGCACTTGGCCGCATCCTCCCGTCAGGCACTCTCCTCCAGCGAGATCTCGCGCGTGACCGTCACCTCTTCGGCGGCGGACATGCCATCCATCACCATCGACCTGGTCCAGATGGACGGGGTGTGGGGCGGAGTCATCGGCAACATTCCGGTGGGCGCTCAGCGCATCTTCCATGCCCAGGCCTTCGACTCAGCAGGGAGCCTTCAGTACGAGGGGCATGCGGAGAACGTCACGGTGGTGGCCGACGAGGTGACGCTCGTCACCCTCACCCTGCAAGAAGTGGCGCCTCCCACGCCCTATGAAAACCAGGCGCCCCTCATCGACTCGGTGGTGGCTGCTCCCCTGGGGGTGGAGCCAGGGGGCAGTATCACGCTGGTGGCCAGTGCTCACGACCCCAATCCAGGTGACATGCTGGTGTACGCCTGGACGGCGGGCGCTGGCGGTTTCTCGGCGCCCTCGGAGGAGAGCACCACGTGGAGCGCGCCCTCGCAGGCGGGCCCGGTGACGCTCACGCTCACTGTGATCGATGATCGCGGCGCGGCCTCCTCTGTGTCGCTGACGGTCAACGTCTCGGCCAGAGAGGGAGGCGCCGAGTTGGACGTGCGCTTCAACAGCCACCCTGTGGTGGTGCTTCTCACCTCCTCGCAATCCAACCTGCAGGTGGGGCAAAGTACGGTGCTGACGGTCTCGGCCGCTGACTCCGATGGGGACGAGCTGAGCTACGAGTGGAGTGCCTCATGCGCGGGCAATCTCGAGGGGGCTGACACGTCCGCCGCACACTTTACGCCCACGTCCCTCCCTGCCAGTGCGTGCAACAACTGCCAGCTGCGTGTCCTGGTGTCGGATGGGAGGGGCGGACAGACGGTCGCGACACTCTCGCTCTGTGTGGCAGAGGCGAACGCCGTTCACCTGCCTCCTGTCGTGGTGCGCTCCTACCAGTCGAGCCTCACGGCCAGGGCGGGCCAGCAACTCACCTTCGAGGTGGTGGCCCGCGACCCCGGAGCCAGCCTGCTAGCCTTCACGTGGAGCGCGGTGGAGGGAGCTCTCGGGCCGTCCGTGGACTCGAGCACGACCAGCCGGGTGACGTGGACTGCGCCCGCGTGCGCGAGCGATGGTACCAGCCTCTCGCTGAGCGCCACCGTGACCAACGGGTTCGGCCTGACGGCCTCACGCACCTTCTCGGTCTCGGGGCTGCCCGCCTGCTCCCCTTCGGGGACCTGGGCCTACGCGGGGCCCATGGTGGAGCCTCGCATCTACCACAGCGCGACGTTGCTGCCCTCTGGCAAGGTGCTCGCCACGGGAGGAAATGGCGCTGGCGGTAACAAGGTGACGGCTGAATTGTACGACCCCGCCACGGGCACATGGACTGATACCGGCTCGATGCGCATTCAGCGCGTGACGCACAGCGCGACGTTGTTGCCCTCCGGCAAGGTGCTCGTCACGGGAGGTCATCACACGCTGACGCTCGCGGAGCTGTATGACCCGGTCTCAGGGACGTGGGCTTCTGCCGGCTCCACGAGTGTAGCCCGCGAGAATGTCAACGCGACGCTGCTGCCCTCCGGCCGCGTGCTCGTCACCGGAGGCGCGAGCATGGTGGCAGAGGTGTACGATCCAATCGCAGGCACTTGGACTCCTACCGGCGCCTTGAGCCTGTCCCGCTATGGGCACAGCGCGACGCTGCTGCCTTCGGGCAAGGTGCTCGTCGTGGGAAGCAGTGGTGCGGGTGGGAACACGGCGGAGGTGTATGACCCGGCCACGGGCACCTGGGCCCCCATCGGTTCCTTGAGCTTTCCTCGGGGCTACGGGCACAGGGCAACGCTGCTGCCCTCTGGCAAGGTGCTCGTCACGGGAGGATCCAGCGGAGGCGGAAACACGGCAGAGCTGTATGACCCGGCCACGGGCACCTGGGCTCCCACAGGCTCCATGAGTGTGGCGCGCTATGGGCACAGCGCGATGCTGCTGCCTTCCGGCAAGGTGCTCGTCGTGGGGAGCAGTGGCGATGGCTGGGATACGGCGGAGCTGTACGATCCAACGACGGGTACCTGGAGCCCCACCATGAACTCGTCCCAGAGTGGGCATACCTCGACGCTGCTGCCCTTTGGCAAGGTGTTGATCGTCAGCCGAAATCCGGCGCTCTACACTCCCTGA
- a CDS encoding serine/threonine protein kinase, giving the protein METLLPAWNLNPAFLLPGGLVGPWRVIGWRGQGAYGTVYQVERAGEEKVGPFALKLALYPEDERFEREAELLSRINHPHIPRLVEEGLWQHRNGTFPYLVMQWIEGVPLYTWTAQRNPSSRQVLTLLAQLARALAATDEAGGVHRDVKGANVLVRSAELSAVLMDFGAGDVKGTATITKRTLPPGTPAYRSPEAWAFERVFWRHPTAHYKASACDDLFALGITAYKLVTDEYPPPTCPGEPGSEVWREEGPGLLPPRDINPSVCPELDALILRLLAVNPSERFSGQPYEAAEALEQSARTAGAEADAPLFAWERQGPGLRQRDPDEVLRFNLQDAAAREKGKHPEANGGKRASAQTRNTQARALVAKLWLILPVVGLFLVRRVQEPGNFADEHGGPWDTKHGSVVATGDRSVAMTVRQGEPGLQRPGLFLDMPKAPLPGQRRTPCKPRFEIEIRGSCWIPHGDFKPPCGEETYEWRGRCFAPSYSPLRPNTSEEPLDP; this is encoded by the coding sequence ATGGAAACGCTCTTACCGGCGTGGAACCTGAATCCCGCCTTCCTGCTGCCCGGGGGGCTGGTGGGGCCGTGGCGGGTGATAGGTTGGCGAGGTCAGGGAGCCTATGGCACGGTGTATCAGGTGGAACGTGCCGGCGAGGAAAAGGTCGGCCCTTTTGCTCTCAAGCTGGCCCTTTATCCGGAAGATGAACGGTTCGAGCGCGAGGCGGAATTGTTGTCGCGCATCAATCACCCGCACATCCCGCGCCTTGTCGAAGAGGGCCTATGGCAGCACCGCAACGGAACCTTTCCCTATCTGGTGATGCAATGGATAGAGGGCGTGCCGCTGTACACATGGACTGCACAACGCAACCCCTCGTCGCGTCAAGTGCTGACACTGCTGGCCCAGTTGGCGCGAGCGTTAGCGGCCACAGATGAAGCGGGAGGCGTGCACCGGGATGTGAAAGGGGCCAATGTCCTGGTGCGGTCCGCAGAACTTTCAGCCGTTTTGATGGACTTTGGAGCGGGAGACGTCAAGGGGACGGCGACGATTACGAAACGGACACTGCCCCCGGGTACTCCTGCCTACAGAAGTCCCGAAGCGTGGGCCTTCGAACGCGTGTTCTGGCGTCACCCCACGGCCCACTACAAGGCCAGTGCATGCGATGACCTGTTCGCGTTGGGGATTACCGCATATAAGCTGGTAACGGACGAGTACCCTCCTCCGACCTGTCCAGGAGAACCCGGATCAGAGGTCTGGAGAGAGGAAGGACCCGGCCTCCTTCCGCCCCGCGACATCAACCCCAGCGTGTGCCCGGAGTTGGATGCACTCATTCTGCGGTTGCTGGCAGTGAACCCCTCTGAGCGCTTCTCCGGGCAACCCTACGAGGCGGCCGAAGCTTTGGAGCAAAGTGCGAGGACCGCAGGAGCCGAGGCCGACGCCCCTCTGTTCGCCTGGGAAAGACAGGGGCCCGGCCTTCGACAGCGAGATCCGGATGAAGTACTCCGCTTCAACCTGCAAGATGCCGCAGCCCGAGAGAAGGGGAAACACCCAGAGGCCAACGGAGGAAAGCGGGCCTCGGCACAAACCAGGAACACGCAAGCGCGTGCACTGGTGGCCAAACTCTGGCTCATCTTGCCCGTGGTGGGGTTGTTCCTCGTCCGTAGAGTCCAGGAACCGGGGAATTTCGCAGATGAACATGGAGGGCCTTGGGATACGAAGCATGGCAGCGTCGTGGCCACGGGTGACAGATCCGTGGCCATGACAGTAAGACAAGGAGAACCTGGGTTACAGCGGCCCGGCCTCTTTCTCGACATGCCGAAGGCCCCACTTCCTGGGCAGCGCCGCACTCCCTGCAAGCCACGGTTCGAGATCGAAATTCGCGGCAGTTGCTGGATTCCTCACGGTGACTTCAAGCCACCCTGTGGCGAGGAGACTTACGAGTGGCGAGGGCGGTGCTTCGCGCCGAGTTATTCCCCTCTCCGTCCAAACACCTCAGAAGAACCGCTGGACCCGTAG
- a CDS encoding malic enzyme-like NAD(P)-binding protein has product MSERIPSTFNSNKKCSKAKTPRRDKWPATPIVASGRSDFANQVNNVLCFPFVFRGALNVGVTEINEAMKRAAAEAIAMLARTEASEVVAAAYGGAVPVFGPQCIIPKPFDPRLLLNAYHREHVRVLAPNELPVVEEETRIEEGTRAGQGAEHDGIPGLAPVCIPRHLGEGPTPIHRIQLAKPFHPVIEPDFQEGAWDDDVPAGAPAGVPLEQLEFSLWPCGQVEFSQSC; this is encoded by the coding sequence ATGTCCGAGAGAATCCCCAGCACCTTCAACTCCAACAAGAAGTGCTCAAAGGCAAAGACACCGCGTCGGGACAAATGGCCCGCTACGCCCATCGTGGCCTCGGGGCGCTCGGACTTCGCCAACCAGGTCAACAACGTGCTGTGCTTCCCCTTTGTCTTCCGGGGCGCGCTGAACGTGGGCGTCACGGAGATCAACGAGGCAATGAAGCGGGCCGCCGCCGAAGCCATCGCCATGCTCGCCCGCACGGAGGCCAGCGAGGTGGTGGCCGCGGCCTACGGTGGGGCCGTGCCCGTATTTGGCCCGCAGTGTATCATCCCCAAGCCCTTCGACCCCCGGTTGCTCCTGAATGCCTACCACCGCGAGCATGTGCGCGTGCTCGCTCCCAATGAATTACCGGTCGTAGAAGAGGAGACTCGGATCGAGGAAGGGACCCGGGCCGGCCAGGGTGCCGAACACGATGGCATCCCAGGTCTGGCGCCAGTCTGTATACCGCGCCACCTGGGAGAGGGCCCCACGCCCATCCACCGCATACAACTCGCCAAGCCCTTCCATCCGGTCATAGAACCTGACTTCCAAGAAGGTGCCTGGGATGATGATGTCCCAGCCGGGGCGCCAGCCGGTGTGCCGCTTGAGCAGTTGGAGTTCTCCCTGTGGCCCTGTGGGCAGGTAGAATTCAGCCAGTCCTGCTGA
- a CDS encoding ABC transporter ATP-binding protein — MVNDTILETQGLTKEFRGFVAVKGVNLRVRRGTIHALIGPNGAGKTTCFNLLTRFLPSSRGSISFKGQDITRARPADVARLGMVRSFQISATFPHLSVLENVRVALQRERGASFDFWRSEQVLSTYDARASELLDAVGLGAHAHLPAVELSYGRKRALEIATTLALDPELLLLDEPTAGMGHEDVERIAALIQQVAANRTVLMVEHNLSVVANLCHTITVLARGEILAEGDYATVSKNPDVVQAYMGAEHV; from the coding sequence ATGGTCAACGATACAATTCTTGAGACACAGGGGCTGACGAAAGAGTTTCGCGGCTTCGTCGCGGTCAAGGGCGTCAACCTGCGCGTGCGCCGTGGCACCATCCACGCGCTCATCGGGCCCAACGGCGCGGGCAAGACGACCTGCTTCAATCTGCTGACCCGGTTCCTGCCGTCCTCGCGCGGCAGCATCTCCTTCAAGGGCCAGGACATCACGCGCGCCCGGCCCGCGGATGTGGCGCGGCTGGGCATGGTGCGCTCGTTCCAGATCTCCGCCACCTTCCCGCACCTGAGCGTGCTGGAGAACGTGCGTGTGGCGCTCCAGCGTGAGCGCGGCGCCTCGTTCGACTTCTGGCGCTCCGAGCAGGTGCTGAGCACCTACGACGCGCGAGCGAGCGAACTGCTCGACGCAGTAGGGCTGGGTGCCCATGCGCACCTGCCAGCGGTGGAGCTGTCGTATGGGCGCAAGCGCGCGCTCGAGATCGCCACCACGCTGGCACTTGACCCCGAACTGCTGCTGCTCGACGAGCCCACGGCGGGCATGGGCCACGAGGACGTGGAGCGCATCGCCGCCCTCATCCAGCAGGTGGCCGCCAACCGCACGGTGTTGATGGTGGAGCACAACCTGAGCGTGGTGGCGAACCTCTGCCACACCATCACCGTGCTCGCGCGCGGGGAGATCCTCGCCGAGGGCGATTACGCCACGGTGTCCAAGAACCCTGACGTGGTGCAGGCCTACATGGGAGCGGAGCATGTCTGA
- a CDS encoding ABC transporter ATP-binding protein — protein MSETSASPAVSASGTPLLAVAGLQAWYGESHILHGVDLEIRPGQLVTILGRNGAGKTTTLRSLMGMVPRRQGSVRFEGQETIRLASHRIARLGMALCPEERGIFASLDVEENLLLPPKVREGGLSLDTILELFPNLRERLHSPGTKLSGGEQQMLAIGRILRTGARLLLLDEPTEGLAPVIVQQIGATIRRLKQEGFTILLVEQNLRFAGSIADHHYVMEHGRIIDRIPNAELESSMGKLKSYLGV, from the coding sequence ATGTCTGAGACCTCTGCCTCGCCAGCGGTATCGGCATCCGGGACGCCCTTGCTCGCGGTCGCTGGGCTGCAAGCCTGGTACGGCGAGTCACACATCTTGCACGGAGTGGATCTGGAGATCCGCCCCGGTCAGCTTGTGACGATCCTCGGGCGGAACGGTGCGGGTAAGACCACCACGCTGCGCTCGTTGATGGGCATGGTGCCCCGGCGCCAGGGCTCGGTGCGCTTCGAGGGGCAGGAGACCATCCGGCTCGCCTCGCACCGCATCGCTCGGCTGGGCATGGCCCTGTGTCCAGAGGAGCGCGGCATCTTCGCGAGCCTGGATGTGGAGGAGAATCTGCTCTTGCCTCCCAAAGTGCGCGAGGGCGGCCTGTCGCTCGATACCATCCTTGAGTTGTTCCCCAACTTGCGCGAGCGGCTGCACAGCCCGGGCACGAAGCTGTCCGGCGGCGAGCAGCAGATGCTCGCCATCGGACGCATCCTGCGCACTGGCGCCCGGCTGCTGCTGCTCGACGAGCCCACCGAGGGGCTTGCCCCCGTCATCGTGCAGCAGATCGGCGCCACCATCCGTCGGCTCAAGCAGGAGGGCTTCACCATCCTGCTCGTCGAGCAGAACCTGCGCTTCGCCGGCAGCATTGCGGATCACCACTACGTGATGGAGCACGGGCGCATCATCGACCGCATCCCCAACGCCGAGCTCGAGTCGAGCATGGGCAAGCTCAAGAGCTATCTCGGGGTGTGA
- a CDS encoding ABC transporter substrate-binding protein, with the protein MTSLRNLQMVALASLMVGTVPASALAQAKPPAQAPAPAQPPAQMTDKVIKIGVLNDQSGLYADLSGKGSVLAAKMAVEDFGGQVGGTPVEVIFADHQNKPDIGSNVARQWLDVDKVDVIVDVPTSSVALAVSEIAKTKNKVFLDSGAGSIDLTGKACTPNTVHWTYDTYALAHGTGSAVVANGGSSWFFLTADYAFGHALEKDVSDVVKASGGKVLGAVRHPLNTADFSSFLLQAQSSGAKVIGLANAGGDTINAIKAASEFGITEGGQKLAGLLVFISDVHALGLPSAKGLQLTSAFYWDTNDQTRAFSKRFSERNGGKVPTMVHAGVYSSVLHYLKAVQALKSDADGKAVVAQMKAMPTEDPLFGKGSIRADGRKIHPMYLYEVKAPSESKKPWDYYKLVRTIPAEQAFRPLAQSECPLVKK; encoded by the coding sequence ATGACATCCCTCCGGAATCTTCAGATGGTGGCGCTCGCGAGCCTGATGGTCGGCACGGTGCCGGCGAGCGCTCTGGCGCAGGCCAAACCGCCGGCGCAAGCCCCCGCGCCGGCGCAGCCCCCTGCGCAGATGACCGACAAGGTTATCAAGATCGGCGTGCTGAACGACCAGTCGGGCCTGTACGCGGACCTCAGCGGCAAGGGCTCGGTGCTCGCCGCGAAGATGGCCGTGGAGGACTTCGGCGGGCAGGTGGGTGGCACGCCGGTGGAGGTGATCTTCGCTGACCACCAGAACAAGCCGGACATCGGCTCGAACGTCGCGCGCCAGTGGCTCGACGTGGACAAGGTGGACGTCATCGTGGACGTCCCCACCTCCTCGGTGGCGCTGGCTGTCAGTGAGATCGCCAAGACCAAGAACAAGGTGTTCCTCGATTCCGGCGCCGGCTCCATTGATCTGACCGGGAAGGCCTGCACGCCCAACACGGTCCACTGGACCTACGACACCTATGCGCTCGCGCACGGCACTGGCAGCGCGGTGGTGGCGAACGGCGGCTCCAGCTGGTTCTTCCTCACCGCGGACTACGCCTTTGGCCATGCGCTGGAGAAGGACGTGTCCGACGTGGTCAAGGCGAGCGGCGGCAAGGTGCTCGGAGCTGTGCGCCACCCGCTCAACACCGCGGACTTCTCCTCTTTCCTCCTGCAGGCGCAGTCCTCGGGCGCCAAGGTCATCGGACTGGCGAACGCCGGCGGTGACACCATCAATGCCATCAAGGCGGCCAGCGAGTTCGGCATCACCGAGGGGGGGCAGAAGCTCGCGGGCCTGCTGGTGTTCATCTCCGACGTGCACGCGCTCGGCCTGCCCTCCGCCAAGGGGCTGCAGCTGACCAGCGCCTTCTACTGGGACACCAATGACCAGACGCGCGCCTTCTCCAAGCGCTTCTCGGAGCGCAACGGGGGCAAGGTGCCCACCATGGTGCACGCGGGCGTCTACTCCTCCGTGCTGCACTACCTCAAGGCGGTGCAGGCGTTGAAGAGCGACGCGGACGGCAAGGCGGTGGTGGCCCAGATGAAGGCCATGCCCACCGAGGACCCGCTCTTCGGCAAGGGCAGCATCCGCGCCGACGGCCGCAAGATCCACCCCATGTACCTCTACGAGGTGAAGGCCCCCAGCGAATCCAAGAAGCCCTGGGACTACTACAAGCTGGTGCGTACCATCCCGGCGGAACAGGCCTTCAGGCCGCTGGCCCAGAGCGAGTGCCCGCTGGTCAAGAAGTAA